CAGCAGGACGAGGAGCGCCGCCCAGCCCCAGGCGCGGGGCACACCGGGCGTGCGCCGCTCGCCGGAGGGCTTCTCGCGCTTGCGGGGACGGGGGATCGCGTCGGCTTCGCGGGCCGGCATCCGTACCACCGCGGACGCCGGGACGCCGGCGTCGAGCGCCGCGATCCGCTCCGGGGTGACCCCCTGGTACAGGGTCGGCTCGACGGTGACCGAGAAGGCGTCGTGGCCGGTGAGGACGCGGGCGCCGTCGGGGCGGGCGGTCATGGCCGCGCAGGCGTCGTAGTGGACGGTGACCGGGCCGTCCGGGGTGGTCAGGGTGACGCCCTCGGCGCCGATGACGAGAGCGACCCGTTCGTCGTTCAGGGACGGGTGCCGGGTGCCCGTGACGGTGGTCGAGGAGTACTGCGGGGCGAGGGCGAGACCTGCCCAGTCGACGCCCCGGCCGGGCGCCTGGAGCAGTGCGCCGGCCCACGCCTCGCGGGCCACCTCGCGCAGGTCGGCGACCGTCACCGCGTTCAGCTCGGCCCTGTGCTGCTCGGGGGAGAGGATCCGGTGCCCGAGCAGCAGGCTCAGCGCGTACGACGGGAGGGCGGCGGCCTCCAGGTCGGGAACGTCGTACATCTTGAGGAGTTTGGCGCGGACGGAGTCCAGTTCGGACTGTTCGATGCGGCCGGTGCGCAGTCGGGCCAGGGTGTCGACGAAGCCGCCGACGACCGCGTCCTGCTTCTGCGGGAGGGCGTCGGCGTAGGCGGTGAGGGTGGCGAAGTCGGCGTCGCGGGGGGTGTAGTCGGCCTGCGCCGAGTAGGAGTAGCCGCCCTCCTGGCGCAGGTCCTGGAAGAGGGCCCGGCCGAGGACGTCGGCGAAGACGGAGGCCGCGGTGGAGCGCCGGACCACCGAGGTGAGGACGACATGGCCGTCGTCGCCCCGGATGTAGGCGGGGGTGACGGGGAGCGAGCTGGTCGCGGCGGGCGCCGGGACGCGGACGCCCTCGGGGAGGGCGAGGTCCAGGCCCTCGGGGACGTGGTCGCCGGTGATCCACAGCACCGCGTTGTCCCGGGTGAAGCGGGTCCGCGCCCAGTCGCCCACCTGCTCGGGGGTCAGGCCCCAGGTGCCGAGCTCGGTGTAGCTGGACAGGCCGTAGCCCTGGGCGCCGTACCGCCACAGCGGCATCTGGTGGTGCGGGCCGGTGCCGCGGCCCGCCGCCTCCGTGCGCAGGATCTCCTTCTCGGTCTCCAGCCGGTCCATCGGCAGGTCCCGGAGCGCCGCGCACACCCCGTTGAGGTACTCGACGACCTCCTTCTCGCCGCCGGTGACGTGGAAGAGGGTGTACGCGTTCGCCGTCGCGCCGTTGAAGTGCAGGTCGGACACGCCGAGGCGGTGCAGGGCGAGATGCTCGACGAGATGGGTGATCCCGGCCGTGGCCAGGGTCTCGTCGGCGCGGCCCACGCGGAAGAGGAGACCGGCCGTCGTCTCCTTGCCGGCGGCGGCGGAGACCGGGGCGTAGAGGGTGGGGATGCCCTGGGTGGTGGTGTGGGAGACCAGGCCGTCCAGTGGCCGCAGTTCTGTCGTCATCGGTGGTCGGCCCCCAGCGCGGACTCGCGGAACTTCAGGAATGCGGACTTCGGGTCCTGCGTGTACTGCCACGGGAACTCCGAGGCGCGGTCGCCGAGGAAGGCGAAGTGCGGGGCCGCCTCCGCGAAGTGCCCGCCGATCGAGAAGGCGAACGCGAACGCGCTGTGCGCGCCGAGCGTGTTCCAGTCGGGGCGGTGGCCGGCGTTCAGGACGGAGACCTGGGCGGCGAAGCGCAGGTCGTCGCGGACCGGCAGACCGCGCAGATAGGCGGCGCGCTCGGGGCTCTCCAGGTCCAGCCAGTGCTCGATGTGGGCGAGGGCGACCAGGGCGCCGGCGTTCGCGCCGTCGGGGGCGTCCCTCGCGCACTCCCGGGCGAAGCCGTGCGCCGCGTCCCAGGAGCCGCCCCACTTCGGGCACAGCTGCTGGAGCAGCTGGGTCTGCGCACGGTAGTGGTGGGGGTGGTGGGCGGCGAGGCGGTCGTAGCGGCGGCGGGCCTCCGCCTGGCCGAGCTCCAGGCCGCGGGCCGTCAGCAGGCGGGCGGTCCAGGCGGGGGCGTACCCGGGCTGCTCGGCGCAGACCTCGATCAGGAGCTGCTCGGCCTTGCGCAGCCAGGCGTGGAACTGGCCGAACTGGTCCCTGGAGACGTGCTGGGCGCGGGCGCCGCTGCGGATGTCCCAGCCGATGCGGATGTACCGCTCGGCGAGGAGGGTGCGCGGCAGCGGGTCGCCGGGGAGGTCGGCGGCCGCCTTCTCCAGGAAGGTCTCGACCCCGGCGAGGTCGGCGAGGACGGCCGAGGCGGAGGAGACCTTGTCCACGGAGTCCAGGCCCGCGAAACAGGCCCGCACGGCCGACCAGTCCCCCGCCTGCGCGGCCGTGCGCAGGGGGATCAGCTCGGGTGTGTTGTCGAACGGATCGAAAGTCGGCCCCGAAGAGCCCATGCCGACGCTGGTACTGCTCATTCCCCCGCCCCCCTGGCGTGATCAAGTCGCCGCAGGCTAGCAGTCGCCTGTGACAGTCGCATGGGCGGCCGGGGGGCCGGGCGGGGACGGCCGGGCGGCGGGGCCGGCCGTAGGGTGCTCGGCATGAGCATCATCGGGGTCGGTATC
This window of the Streptomyces sp. NBC_01275 genome carries:
- a CDS encoding pitrilysin family protein; translation: MTTELRPLDGLVSHTTTQGIPTLYAPVSAAAGKETTAGLLFRVGRADETLATAGITHLVEHLALHRLGVSDLHFNGATANAYTLFHVTGGEKEVVEYLNGVCAALRDLPMDRLETEKEILRTEAAGRGTGPHHQMPLWRYGAQGYGLSSYTELGTWGLTPEQVGDWARTRFTRDNAVLWITGDHVPEGLDLALPEGVRVPAPAATSSLPVTPAYIRGDDGHVVLTSVVRRSTAASVFADVLGRALFQDLRQEGGYSYSAQADYTPRDADFATLTAYADALPQKQDAVVGGFVDTLARLRTGRIEQSELDSVRAKLLKMYDVPDLEAAALPSYALSLLLGHRILSPEQHRAELNAVTVADLREVAREAWAGALLQAPGRGVDWAGLALAPQYSSTTVTGTRHPSLNDERVALVIGAEGVTLTTPDGPVTVHYDACAAMTARPDGARVLTGHDAFSVTVEPTLYQGVTPERIAALDAGVPASAVVRMPAREADAIPRPRKREKPSGERRTPGVPRAWGWAALLVLLVTLAAVWPVVGVYLIVERIEQGRIPSLPGVFGIGFLEYTLIRWTRTVNQRRKDARG